The following proteins come from a genomic window of Thiothrix unzii:
- a CDS encoding AEC family transporter, translated as MLEFWNIILFSLSVTGPIFILLALGLWLRQRSAISDGFIEVGSRLVFTWALPALLFVNIAKTHIDTTTNFHLMAYGLVAMLLLFVLTEIMVHFTVQPPADRGVVVQGIFRSNMAIIGLAYCVNAYGETALAAASLYVGILSILFNILGVITLSRSLHKQQGIGGILWNIVTNPLIIGIVLALPFAAWDVRPPALLMKAGETLADMTLPLALLCTGASLDFHTLKQEMNKTLLATFSKLVLIPLLFTAGGWWWGFRGMDLGILLLMSSAPTAAASYVMTRAMGGNATLAANTVVLTTLGSLFTTSLGVMILQTYNLM; from the coding sequence ATGCTCGAATTTTGGAACATTATCCTGTTTTCTTTATCGGTCACGGGACCGATTTTTATTTTGCTGGCCTTGGGGCTGTGGTTGCGCCAGCGCAGCGCGATCAGTGATGGCTTTATTGAGGTGGGTTCGCGCTTGGTGTTTACCTGGGCGTTGCCTGCGTTGTTGTTTGTGAATATCGCGAAAACGCACATCGACACCACCACGAATTTTCATTTGATGGCTTACGGTTTGGTGGCGATGCTGCTGCTGTTTGTGTTGACGGAGATCATGGTGCATTTCACGGTGCAGCCGCCAGCGGATCGTGGCGTGGTGGTGCAGGGGATTTTCCGTTCTAACATGGCGATTATTGGGCTGGCGTATTGCGTGAATGCGTATGGTGAAACCGCGTTGGCTGCCGCGTCGTTATACGTGGGAATATTGAGCATTTTGTTCAATATTCTGGGGGTGATTACCTTGAGCCGCTCGTTACACAAGCAGCAAGGCATTGGCGGCATACTATGGAATATTGTCACCAACCCGTTGATTATTGGAATTGTGTTGGCGTTACCCTTCGCCGCGTGGGATGTGCGACCACCCGCGTTGCTGATGAAAGCCGGGGAAACCTTGGCGGATATGACCTTGCCGTTGGCGTTGTTGTGTACCGGGGCTTCGCTGGATTTTCACACCCTGAAACAGGAAATGAATAAAACGCTGCTCGCGACATTCAGCAAGTTGGTATTGATCCCGTTGCTGTTTACCGCTGGCGGTTGGTGGTGGGGTTTTCGCGGGATGGATTTGGGGATTTTACTGCTGATGTCATCCGCACCGACGGCGGCAGCGAGTTATGTGATGACCCGCGCAATGGGCGGTAATGCGACACTGGCGGCAAACACTGTCGTACTCACCACCCTAGGCTCGCTGTTTACAACCAGCCTAGGGGTAATGATTCTCCAAACCTACAACCTAATGTAG
- the abiEi gene encoding type IV toxin-antitoxin system AbiEi family antitoxin translates to MMQPLQQLGMALRTLADSEHYLFTQSDLSSLFPQHNPATLAVLLSRAVHSGVLQRVCRGIYVYPDVYTNHGLLLYHSAARLRASEFNYISLESALSDAGIISQLPLNWITLMSSGRNRIVDCGTWGHIEFIHTRRAAAAVAPLLTWDTRCHLWRANVSLALQDMKYTRRNTDLIDWEVAHEFV, encoded by the coding sequence ATGATGCAACCATTACAACAGTTAGGCATGGCACTTAGAACATTGGCTGACTCAGAGCATTATCTGTTCACCCAAAGTGATTTAAGTAGCCTTTTTCCACAGCATAACCCAGCAACTTTAGCAGTATTACTGAGTCGTGCCGTACACAGCGGTGTATTGCAGCGCGTATGTCGGGGGATTTATGTATACCCCGATGTTTATACCAATCACGGTTTATTGCTTTACCATTCTGCGGCTCGTTTGCGAGCCAGTGAGTTTAATTACATCAGTTTGGAATCGGCATTAAGTGATGCGGGAATCATTTCACAACTGCCGCTGAATTGGATCACCTTAATGTCTTCCGGGCGTAATCGGATTGTGGACTGCGGCACATGGGGGCATATCGAATTTATCCACACGCGGCGTGCAGCGGCTGCTGTAGCACCGTTATTAACGTGGGATACGCGCTGCCATTTGTGGCGAGCCAATGTGTCGTTGGCATTACAGGACATGAAATATACCCGTCGTAATACCGATTTAATTGATTGGGAGGTTGCCCATGAATTTGTTTGA
- a CDS encoding tyrosine-type recombinase/integrase: MKVSPLRQRMLDAMQMRGYSPRTHDSYVQAVLDLSHYYHRSPDKISADEVQQWLLWLLKERHVSSSTCHLYFNGIRFLFVTVLEDADFMAYRFALPKRQQRLPDLLSRAEVSQLVAAPDNPTHRLLLLSCYACGLRVSELVNIRVQDIDGSRRILHVVQGKGQKDRYVPVPDTLLAQWRAYWQRCHPKQWLFPGKYYGYQQSMTTPQKIYLRAKRQVGIRKAGGIHSLRHAFATHSLQAGMPIHQLQQVLGHEHVSSTMRYAHWLPETQQGGQAIDLLAGLDAAAVCYA; encoded by the coding sequence ATGAAAGTCAGCCCGTTGCGCCAGCGGATGCTGGATGCCATGCAGATGCGTGGCTATTCCCCCAGAACCCACGACAGTTATGTCCAAGCCGTCCTTGACCTAAGCCACTATTACCACCGCTCACCAGACAAGATTTCGGCGGATGAGGTGCAGCAATGGTTGCTGTGGCTGTTAAAAGAACGCCACGTTTCATCCTCCACCTGTCACCTGTATTTCAACGGGATACGCTTCCTGTTTGTGACGGTGCTGGAAGATGCGGATTTTATGGCTTACCGCTTTGCCTTGCCCAAACGCCAGCAACGTTTGCCTGATTTGCTGTCGCGGGCGGAGGTCAGCCAACTGGTGGCAGCCCCCGACAACCCGACCCACCGGCTGCTGTTGCTGAGCTGTTATGCCTGCGGGCTGCGGGTCAGTGAGTTGGTGAATATCCGGGTGCAGGACATTGACGGCAGCCGCCGCATCTTGCATGTGGTGCAGGGCAAGGGGCAAAAAGACCGTTACGTGCCCGTACCCGACACCTTGCTGGCACAATGGCGGGCTTACTGGCAGCGTTGCCACCCCAAACAATGGCTGTTTCCGGGGAAATACTACGGCTACCAACAGTCGATGACGACACCCCAGAAAATCTACCTGCGCGCCAAGCGGCAAGTGGGTATCCGCAAGGCAGGCGGCATCCATAGCCTGCGCCATGCGTTTGCCACGCATTCGTTGCAGGCGGGAATGCCGATCCACCAGTTGCAGCAGGTGTTGGGGCATGAGCATGTCAGCAGCACGATGCGCTATGCGCATTGGTTGCCGGAAACCCAACAAGGCGGGCAAGCCATTGATCTGCTGGCGGGGCTGGATGCCGCCGCCGTATGTTACGCCTAG
- a CDS encoding IS91 family transposase translates to MLRLAEVVQRFQSHLPPLPPPVNKVCQQLLACRTAALGGFQLRCGECGEEVPLYHACRNRHCPRCQQQASEQWQQRELANVVPAPYFHLVFTLPHELNGWVRLHPAVVYHALFRSVWDTLNTLGHDPKRLNGQLGMTAVLHTWGQNLSQHVHLHCLIPGGALDAAQQWHPAKSTYLFPIRVLSRLFRGKLVSRLREAAEDGQLPRVTHPGEVKQLLGQLMRKDWVVYAKPCLHKAETVVKYLARYTRKIAISESRLLGITDETVSFRYHDYRDGQQKVMTLAGDEFLRRFLQHVLPAGFLRIRHYGWLANACRKTRLPQVREAIARYAPTLPMVADKPMEAIARFDGIPCPCCKTGMMRVRYPLPPQRLEYG, encoded by the coding sequence ATGTTACGCCTAGCCGAGGTGGTGCAGCGGTTTCAGTCACACTTGCCGCCGCTGCCACCGCCAGTGAACAAGGTGTGCCAACAACTGCTGGCGTGCCGCACCGCTGCCTTGGGTGGTTTCCAACTGCGCTGTGGGGAATGCGGCGAGGAAGTCCCGCTGTACCATGCCTGCCGCAACCGCCATTGCCCGCGTTGCCAGCAGCAGGCCAGCGAGCAGTGGCAACAGCGTGAACTGGCGAATGTTGTGCCTGCACCGTACTTCCATCTGGTGTTCACCCTGCCACATGAGTTGAACGGTTGGGTCAGGCTACATCCAGCGGTGGTTTACCATGCCCTGTTCCGCAGCGTGTGGGACACACTCAACACCTTGGGGCATGACCCCAAACGCCTCAACGGGCAATTGGGGATGACTGCGGTACTGCACACCTGGGGGCAGAACCTCAGCCAGCATGTCCACCTGCATTGCCTGATCCCCGGCGGGGCATTGGATGCTGCGCAACAGTGGCATCCGGCAAAAAGCACCTACCTGTTCCCGATCCGAGTGCTGTCGCGCCTGTTCCGGGGCAAGCTGGTCAGCCGCTTGCGGGAGGCTGCCGAGGATGGGCAATTGCCGCGTGTCACCCACCCCGGTGAGGTTAAACAATTGCTGGGGCAACTGATGCGTAAAGACTGGGTGGTGTATGCCAAACCCTGCCTGCACAAGGCCGAAACGGTGGTGAAATATCTGGCACGCTACACCCGCAAGATTGCCATCAGTGAGTCGCGCCTGTTGGGTATCACCGATGAAACGGTCAGCTTCCGCTACCACGATTACCGCGATGGGCAGCAGAAAGTGATGACCTTGGCGGGTGATGAGTTCCTGCGCCGCTTCCTGCAACACGTATTGCCTGCGGGGTTCCTGCGCATCCGCCATTACGGCTGGTTGGCGAATGCCTGCCGCAAAACCCGCTTGCCGCAAGTGCGCGAGGCCATTGCCCGTTACGCACCCACGCTGCCAATGGTGGCAGACAAGCCAATGGAAGCCATTGCTCGCTTTGATGGCATCCCTTGCCCTTGTTGCAAAACCGGGATGATGCGGGTGCGTTACCCGCTGCCGCCGCAACGGTTGGAGTATGGTTGA
- a CDS encoding transposase, with amino-acid sequence MARYKPMHQGLKLLALDFDRQILPGTFEYALRHLVDNELDLEGFHQRYKNDVQGAAAFHPAALLKIILLAYSRGIISSRKIEAVCRENMLFIAVSGDSQPHFTTLAAFIANAGDLIAKLFAQVLLICDRQGLIGKELFAIDGVKLPSNASKEKSGTRADFLRQAERMEKAAEKMIGKHQQTDASQTDEAAAKREAKQLERLQREAKQLRDWLADNPEDRKGVKNGIRLSNRTDNESAKMATSKGVVQGYTGVAAVDSQHQIIVEAQAHGTGSEQELLMPVVNATASMRKPETVIAADNGYHSEANLKALAEAGIDAYIPDQDYRQRDERYADQAIHQQKPDPLTNKRHKTPKVTTFKPGDFQLAEDLSHCLCPAGKRLYRTGKNCTLNGYASVRFQGALRDCEPCTRRHECLRTPDTTRARQVTFLQGKRDDSPSHSDQMKPKIDSDLGKRIIAQRFATVEPVFGNLRGNKRLHRFTLRSKAKVDGQWKLFCLMHNLEKLAHHGYAA; translated from the coding sequence ATGGCACGCTACAAACCGATGCATCAAGGCTTAAAACTGTTGGCACTGGACTTTGACCGACAAATCCTGCCCGGTACGTTTGAATACGCGCTACGCCATTTGGTGGATAACGAACTCGATCTTGAAGGTTTCCACCAACGTTATAAGAATGATGTGCAGGGAGCGGCAGCCTTTCACCCGGCGGCTTTACTCAAAATCATCCTGTTGGCCTACAGCCGTGGCATTATCAGCAGCCGTAAAATCGAAGCGGTGTGCCGCGAGAATATGCTGTTCATTGCGGTTTCCGGTGACAGCCAGCCGCATTTCACCACACTGGCGGCCTTCATTGCCAATGCCGGGGATCTGATTGCCAAACTGTTTGCCCAAGTGCTGCTGATATGTGACCGCCAAGGGTTAATCGGCAAAGAGCTATTTGCCATCGACGGGGTGAAGTTGCCGTCCAATGCCAGCAAAGAAAAGTCCGGCACACGTGCTGACTTCCTGCGTCAAGCCGAACGCATGGAAAAAGCCGCTGAAAAGATGATCGGCAAACACCAACAAACTGATGCCAGCCAAACGGATGAGGCAGCAGCCAAACGCGAAGCCAAACAACTGGAACGCCTACAACGCGAAGCCAAGCAGTTACGTGATTGGTTGGCGGACAACCCCGAAGACCGCAAAGGGGTTAAAAACGGTATCCGTTTGTCCAACCGTACCGACAACGAATCCGCCAAAATGGCCACCAGCAAAGGCGTGGTACAAGGCTATACCGGCGTGGCGGCAGTCGACAGCCAGCACCAAATCATTGTCGAAGCCCAAGCCCACGGCACAGGGTCGGAACAAGAACTACTGATGCCCGTGGTCAATGCCACCGCTTCAATGCGTAAGCCCGAAACGGTGATCGCCGCCGACAACGGCTACCACAGTGAAGCCAACCTCAAAGCCCTAGCGGAAGCCGGGATTGATGCCTACATCCCTGACCAAGACTACCGTCAACGCGATGAACGCTATGCCGACCAAGCTATCCACCAACAAAAGCCCGACCCGTTAACCAACAAACGCCACAAAACGCCCAAAGTCACCACCTTTAAGCCCGGTGATTTCCAGTTAGCGGAAGACCTCAGTCACTGCCTGTGTCCGGCGGGCAAACGCCTCTACCGTACCGGCAAGAATTGCACCCTCAACGGCTATGCCTCGGTACGTTTCCAAGGCGCGTTGCGTGACTGCGAACCCTGCACCCGCCGTCACGAATGCCTACGCACACCCGACACAACCCGCGCACGGCAAGTCACCTTCCTGCAAGGCAAGCGTGATGACAGCCCCAGCCACAGCGACCAGATGAAGCCAAAAATTGATTCAGACCTCGGCAAACGCATCATCGCCCAACGCTTCGCCACCGTCGAACCCGTGTTTGGGAACTTGCGCGGTAACAAACGCCTGCACCGCTTCACCTTGCGCAGCAAAGCCAAAGTGGACGGGCAATGGAAACTGTTTTGCCTGATGCACAACCTCGAAAAGCTGGCACATCACGGGTATGCCGCATGA
- the csrA gene encoding carbon storage regulator CsrA, which produces MLILTRRVGETLMIGDEVSVTVLGVKGNQVRLGINAPKDVAVHREEIYERIRHEHTEPVLIEENTN; this is translated from the coding sequence ATGTTGATTCTGACGCGGAGGGTAGGGGAAACCCTCATGATTGGAGACGAGGTAAGCGTTACCGTCCTTGGTGTAAAAGGTAATCAGGTGCGCTTAGGGATCAATGCACCAAAGGATGTAGCCGTCCATCGTGAAGAAATTTACGAGCGCATCCGACACGAACATACAGAGCCGGTGCTCATTGAAGAAAATACAAATTAA
- a CDS encoding TenA family transcriptional regulator, with amino-acid sequence MNAPVFLEDLKRRVAEHPFLRHPFLHLVSTQAVSREQARRFALLYYPHILRTRLYQANALGVTPDEGIQAVLAEILYDEYGNGDSSRSHMAVYRKFMRALDITEEEIANPPIIPEQQGYIDTMMRVTQGTDWLAAVGVAGIAGEWPIPPYYRMLLQGLRTVPGLTDDALELFIGHIELDVHHSKIVEDAIMPYLQDVAGQASLWRGIELNLNARLVQLSGLQREVFGSAT; translated from the coding sequence GTGAACGCACCTGTTTTTCTGGAAGATTTGAAACGTCGTGTTGCCGAGCATCCTTTTTTACGCCATCCGTTCCTGCATCTGGTGTCAACCCAAGCGGTGTCGCGGGAGCAGGCGCGGCGGTTCGCGTTGCTGTATTACCCGCATATTTTACGCACCCGCTTGTATCAGGCGAATGCGCTGGGGGTAACACCCGACGAGGGCATTCAAGCGGTGTTGGCGGAAATTTTGTACGATGAATACGGCAATGGCGATTCGTCACGCTCTCACATGGCGGTTTACCGTAAATTCATGCGTGCGCTGGATATTACTGAGGAAGAAATCGCTAACCCGCCGATTATTCCAGAGCAGCAAGGTTACATTGATACCATGATGCGCGTGACCCAGGGAACCGATTGGCTGGCGGCAGTAGGTGTGGCAGGGATCGCCGGGGAGTGGCCGATTCCGCCGTATTACCGGATGCTGTTGCAAGGTTTGCGCACAGTACCGGGGTTGACCGATGACGCTTTGGAATTGTTTATTGGGCATATCGAGCTGGATGTACACCATTCAAAAATCGTCGAAGACGCGATTATGCCGTATTTGCAGGATGTCGCAGGGCAGGCTTCGTTGTGGCGTGGCATTGAGCTAAATTTAAATGCGCGACTGGTGCAATTGAGCGGTTTACAGCGCGAGGTTTTTGGTTCGGCGACATAA
- a CDS encoding YihY/virulence factor BrkB family protein, whose amino-acid sequence MHQGNITLRAMGLVYTTLLSLVPLLALSFSMLKGFGVHNQMEPLLLKLLEPMGAKALELTQQILGFVDNMQVGVLGFAGLAILLYTVISLMGKVEEAFNFVWRVKRPRSFLAQFRDYLSVVLVGPLLLFSALGLWGAFSQWEIVHTVVTLKPLSLVLQTSPTVLIVLAFTLLYLFMPNTHVKPWAALGGATFAGIAWQIAGWLFASFVVSSGQQTAIYSIFASLFLFMLWLYVGWLIVLTGARLAYYFQYPDAVHLPQQPTETSMQTRELLTIAILREIGTRFLNKDTPATLDDLRQLIPVSRFLLENTLDELNIYGIISRDDDEPTHYLLRVSPDKLSVAEIRQRLWQGTPKQQQQATQIRQQAGISSEWLNTLVNTPDATMQQLIQAAPAETARDDQGIIR is encoded by the coding sequence ATGCATCAAGGCAACATCACTTTGCGGGCAATGGGTTTGGTGTACACCACGCTACTCTCGCTCGTACCGCTGTTAGCGTTGAGCTTTTCGATGCTCAAAGGCTTTGGCGTTCACAACCAAATGGAACCCTTGCTGCTCAAACTGCTGGAACCGATGGGCGCGAAAGCCCTCGAACTCACTCAACAGATTTTGGGCTTTGTCGATAATATGCAGGTCGGGGTGCTGGGTTTCGCGGGCTTGGCGATTTTGCTCTACACCGTGATTTCCCTGATGGGCAAGGTGGAGGAAGCGTTTAACTTCGTGTGGCGGGTTAAACGTCCGCGTTCCTTTCTGGCGCAATTTCGCGATTACCTCAGCGTAGTTTTGGTGGGGCCGCTGCTGCTGTTTTCCGCACTGGGTTTGTGGGGCGCGTTCAGCCAATGGGAAATCGTACACACCGTAGTGACGCTGAAACCGTTATCGCTGGTGTTACAAACCAGCCCGACGGTGCTAATCGTGCTGGCATTCACCCTGCTCTACCTGTTTATGCCGAATACTCACGTCAAACCTTGGGCGGCATTGGGCGGCGCGACCTTTGCGGGCATTGCTTGGCAAATCGCGGGGTGGTTATTTGCATCATTCGTGGTCAGTTCTGGGCAGCAAACCGCGATTTATTCGATTTTCGCCAGCCTATTTTTATTTATGCTGTGGCTGTATGTGGGCTGGTTGATTGTCTTGACCGGCGCACGTTTGGCTTATTACTTTCAATACCCCGATGCCGTACACCTGCCGCAACAGCCGACCGAAACCAGTATGCAAACCCGCGAGTTACTCACCATCGCCATTTTGCGCGAAATCGGTACACGCTTTCTCAATAAAGACACACCCGCCACGCTTGACGACTTACGCCAACTAATCCCCGTGTCGCGTTTCCTGCTAGAAAACACCCTAGACGAACTGAACATTTACGGCATTATCAGCCGCGACGACGACGAACCCACCCATTATTTGTTAAGGGTTTCCCCCGACAAGCTCAGTGTGGCTGAAATTCGCCAGCGGTTGTGGCAAGGCACGCCGAAACAGCAGCAGCAAGCAACCCAAATACGCCAACAAGCGGGAATTTCAAGCGAGTGGTTGAACACCTTGGTCAACACGCCCGATGCCACCATGCAGCAGCTTATTCAGGCTGCGCCAGCGGAAACGGCGCGTGATGATCAGGGTATTATCCGTTGA
- a CDS encoding integron integrase, which produces MTWYVLRTKQYIAYFPDDHIRTHTPQQVEEFLNKVGREVNLKAWQFGQVVDAIRILFCLALKKSWANDFDWEYWSASAKKLDANHATVARDYTDALEGLEMLEGEERCSNELYQRYQPALAEVVKTVRLKNYAMRTEQTYRSWIARFFYFHKPNDAHDLGGKEVKQYLEYLVLKRNVSVSTQKQALNAIAFLFNQVWKRPLDDLGDFIGSKRPRKLPVVLSRDEVRRVFQHLKGTHHLMTGLLYGGGLRLMECVTLRILDVDFDYNQLLIRNAKGFKDRIVPLPERFKEALKQQIAFVERQHQMDLKNGFGEVYLPDALGRKYQNAAKELRWQYVFPSSGVAADPRSGVVRRHHVHETSLQKIIRRAVKQAGITKHATSHTFRHSFATHLLESGYDIRTVQELLGHSDVSTTMIYTHVLNTPGISVRSPADMI; this is translated from the coding sequence GTGACGTGGTATGTATTGCGTACTAAGCAGTACATTGCCTACTTTCCTGACGATCACATCCGTACCCATACACCCCAGCAAGTAGAAGAATTTCTCAACAAAGTAGGGCGTGAAGTCAACTTGAAAGCGTGGCAATTTGGGCAAGTCGTCGATGCTATACGGATTCTGTTTTGTCTGGCATTGAAGAAAAGTTGGGCAAACGACTTCGATTGGGAATACTGGTCAGCGTCGGCGAAAAAGTTAGATGCCAATCATGCCACTGTTGCCCGTGATTACACCGATGCCCTCGAAGGTCTGGAAATGCTCGAAGGTGAAGAGCGTTGTTCCAATGAGCTTTACCAACGTTACCAACCTGCATTAGCGGAAGTGGTCAAAACGGTGCGTCTCAAAAATTATGCGATGCGCACCGAGCAAACCTATCGTAGTTGGATTGCCCGCTTTTTCTATTTCCACAAACCCAATGACGCGCATGATTTAGGGGGTAAAGAAGTTAAACAATACCTCGAATACCTTGTGCTTAAACGCAATGTGTCAGTTTCTACTCAAAAACAGGCATTAAATGCGATAGCGTTCTTGTTTAATCAAGTGTGGAAACGACCGCTGGATGATTTGGGTGACTTTATCGGTTCAAAACGTCCGCGTAAATTGCCAGTGGTGTTGTCCCGCGACGAAGTACGCCGCGTCTTCCAGCACCTCAAAGGGACGCACCACTTAATGACCGGTTTGCTCTACGGTGGCGGGCTACGTCTCATGGAATGCGTGACTTTACGGATTCTGGATGTGGATTTCGATTACAACCAATTGCTGATCCGCAATGCCAAAGGTTTTAAAGATCGGATTGTGCCATTGCCCGAACGTTTCAAAGAAGCTCTCAAACAACAAATCGCTTTTGTTGAGCGTCAACACCAAATGGATTTGAAAAATGGGTTTGGTGAGGTGTATCTGCCCGATGCCTTGGGGAGAAAATACCAAAATGCGGCGAAAGAACTACGCTGGCAATATGTGTTTCCTTCCAGTGGTGTCGCTGCTGATCCACGTTCGGGCGTGGTGCGCCGCCATCATGTGCATGAAACCAGTTTGCAAAAAATCATCCGTCGGGCAGTGAAACAGGCGGGAATTACCAAACACGCTACCAGTCACACTTTTCGTCACTCGTTTGCCACCCATTTGCTGGAGTCTGGTTACGACATCCGTACCGTTCAGGAGTTACTGGGACATTCGGATGTATCGACGACGATGATTTATACCCATGTGTTGAATACGCCCGGTATCAGTGTACGTAGTCCCGCCGATATGATCTAA
- a CDS encoding nucleotidyl transferase AbiEii/AbiGii toxin family protein produces MNLFDQLVTQALANQQALSPLRVVVEKELLHHDILREMADAGLLSRLTFIGGTCLRACYGSNRLSEDLDFTGGADFQREHLQTLGQVLVERLQVKYGLGVEVSEPQRETGNVDTWKLRVITHPEQKHLPTQRINIDICAIPSYEPRPTVLRNHYAVDMGTSGLILQVESRAEILADKLVAFALRPNRIKNRDLWDIAWLRQQAVDTPLALVAKKIADHKQLSSSSSPKWISVCSNY; encoded by the coding sequence ATGAATTTGTTTGACCAATTGGTGACACAAGCACTTGCAAACCAGCAAGCATTATCACCGTTACGGGTAGTCGTGGAAAAGGAATTGTTACACCACGACATCTTACGTGAAATGGCGGATGCGGGTTTACTTAGCCGCTTAACGTTCATCGGCGGTACTTGTTTACGGGCTTGTTACGGTTCTAACCGTTTGAGTGAAGATTTGGATTTTACGGGAGGTGCGGATTTTCAGCGTGAACACTTGCAAACCTTGGGGCAAGTCTTAGTTGAGCGTTTACAAGTGAAGTACGGTTTGGGTGTTGAGGTAAGCGAACCGCAACGTGAAACGGGCAATGTGGATACGTGGAAATTACGGGTGATAACGCATCCAGAACAAAAGCACTTGCCGACGCAACGCATTAATATCGACATTTGTGCCATTCCCAGTTATGAGCCGCGTCCAACGGTATTACGTAACCATTATGCGGTCGATATGGGAACCTCAGGGCTGATTCTGCAAGTCGAAAGTCGGGCGGAAATCCTTGCTGATAAATTAGTGGCGTTTGCATTGCGTCCAAACCGCATCAAAAACCGTGACCTGTGGGATATTGCTTGGCTACGACAACAAGCCGTGGATACGCCACTGGCGTTGGTCGCGAAGAAAATTGCGGATCATAAACAGCTGTCGAGCAGTTCATCACCCAAATGGATCAGCGTATGCAGCAATTACTGA
- a CDS encoding efflux RND transporter periplasmic adaptor subunit, protein MGISKQLSGMLAMVLAACPIAVLNAAEIVPVETTGSSSRSVLGSTVVPYKEVTLSAQVPGVVKYVAGGVGTNLQQGGVIFQVDDTQLQAKRSAVVAQIAMAQAAVQNAQSQYQRELTSPRSKDIGAMPGFGLPAMFDKMAVRPFADSVMGGYNSDTIRQADLNNAISSVSQSQSQLQQANAQLQEIDTALRDASAYAPFEGMILEKMVEVGDTVQPGQPLVKFGYVKYKRLQADVPSGLVGNLSQDMVVPAKIDGSVQTSVRVAEIYPIADASRHTVTVKFDLPLEITTAPGMYAEIYLPESNKGDKQVLTIPSTALMKGSSLPSVLVVKADNTSELRLVRLGADQGNGKMQVVSGLTAGERIIDKPPAGVTSGWMPSAAAAPAPAAATTAVVPAPVAPPAPAAPVAAPVAPVPPAAPAAPPAAVPPAK, encoded by the coding sequence ATGGGTATAAGCAAACAGTTATCAGGTATGCTGGCAATGGTGCTGGCTGCCTGTCCTATAGCCGTGTTGAATGCTGCTGAAATCGTTCCGGTGGAAACCACGGGTTCATCGTCGCGTTCGGTGTTAGGCAGTACCGTGGTTCCCTACAAGGAAGTCACGTTGTCGGCGCAAGTGCCGGGTGTGGTTAAATATGTCGCGGGTGGTGTCGGTACTAACCTGCAACAAGGCGGCGTGATTTTTCAGGTCGACGACACTCAGTTGCAAGCTAAACGCAGTGCGGTCGTGGCGCAAATTGCGATGGCGCAAGCCGCCGTGCAAAATGCGCAAAGTCAATATCAACGTGAATTAACCTCGCCACGCAGCAAAGACATTGGCGCAATGCCGGGGTTTGGGTTGCCTGCGATGTTCGACAAAATGGCAGTGCGCCCGTTTGCCGATTCCGTGATGGGTGGTTACAACTCTGACACGATTCGCCAAGCGGATTTAAATAACGCGATTTCCTCCGTTTCACAAAGCCAAAGTCAGCTTCAGCAAGCCAATGCGCAATTGCAGGAAATTGATACCGCGTTGCGTGATGCCAGTGCTTACGCGCCGTTTGAGGGGATGATCCTCGAAAAAATGGTGGAAGTGGGCGATACCGTGCAACCTGGTCAACCGCTGGTAAAATTCGGTTACGTCAAATACAAGCGTCTGCAAGCGGATGTGCCGTCCGGTTTGGTAGGCAATCTCAGCCAAGACATGGTAGTGCCTGCCAAGATTGATGGCAGTGTGCAAACTTCCGTGCGTGTTGCGGAAATTTACCCGATTGCCGATGCCAGCCGCCACACTGTCACGGTTAAATTCGACCTGCCGCTGGAAATTACCACCGCGCCGGGTATGTATGCCGAAATCTACCTGCCTGAAAGCAATAAAGGCGATAAGCAAGTATTGACCATTCCCAGCACCGCGTTGATGAAAGGCAGCAGCTTGCCGAGCGTATTGGTGGTGAAAGCCGATAATACCTCGGAATTGCGCTTGGTACGTCTGGGTGCTGATCAAGGCAATGGCAAGATGCAAGTCGTGTCTGGCTTGACGGCTGGGGAACGCATTATTGACAAACCACCAGCGGGCGTGACTTCCGGTTGGATGCCATCAGCGGCGGCTGCACCAGCTCCGGCTGCGGCAACAACGGCTGTTGTTCCGGCTCCGGTTGCACCACCCGCGCCAGCAGCACCTGTTGCCGCGCCGGTTGCGCCAGTGCCACCCGCTGCACCGGCTGCGCCACCAGCGGCTGTTCCGCCTGCGAAGTAA